From a region of the Capricornis sumatraensis isolate serow.1 chromosome 22, serow.2, whole genome shotgun sequence genome:
- the GPSM3 gene encoding G-protein-signaling modulator 3 isoform X2, whose translation MEAERPQEEEDGEQHQGPHQDEHGWPPASSSTRPWRSAPPSPPPPGTRPTALGPRSASLLSLQTELLLDLVAEAQSRRLEEQRATFHPPKNPPSLGRALPRPLEDREQLYSTIISHQCQRMEAQRSEPPLPPGGQELLELLLRVQGGGRMEEQRSRPPTHTC comes from the exons ATGGAGGCTGAGAGACCCCAGGAAGAAGAGGATGGTGAGCAG catcagggcccCCATCAGGATGAGCATGGCTGGCCCCCCGCGAGCTCCAGCACTCGGCCTTGGAGGTCTGCCCctccgtcccctcctcctccagggactcgcCCTACAG ccctggggccccGCTCGGCCTCCCTGCTCTCCCTGCAGACCGAGCTCCTTCTGGACCTGGTAGCAGAGGCCCAGTCCCGCCGCCTAGAGGAGCAGAGAGCCACCTTCCATCCCCCCAAGAACCCCCCAAGCCTAGGTCGAGCCCTGCCCCGGCCTCTTGAGGACAGAGAACAGCTCTACAGCACCATCATCAGTCACCAG TGCCAGCGGATGGAAGCCCAGCGGTCAGAGCCTCCTCTACCCCCAGGGGGGCAGGAGCTCTTGGAGTTGCTGCTGAGAGTTCAGGGTGGGGGTCGAATGGAGGAGCAAAGGTCCcggccccccacacacacctgctGA
- the AGER gene encoding advanced glycosylation end product-specific receptor isoform X1: protein MAAGAAVGAWMLVLSLWGAVTGDQNITARIGKPLVLNCKGAPKKPPQQLEWKLNTGRTEAWKVLSPQGDPWDSVARVLPNGSLLLPAVGIQDEGTFRCRATSRSGKETKSNYRVRVYQIPGKPEIVDPASELMAGVPNKVGTCVSEGGYPAGTLSWLLDGKTLIPDGKGVSVKEETKRHPETGLFTLHSELMLTPARGGALHPTFSCSFTPGLPRRKALHTAPIQLRVSNAVPLEEVQLVVEPEGGAVAPGGTVTLTCEAPAQPPPQIHWIKDGRPLPLPPGPVLLLPEVGPEDQGTYSCVATHPSHGPQESRAVSVSIIETGEEGMTAGSVEGPGLETLALTLGILGGLGTVALLIGLIVWHRRRQRKGQERKVPENQEEEEEERAELNQPEEPEAAESSTGGP, encoded by the exons ATGGCAGCAGGGGCAGCGGTCGGAGCCTGGATGCTAGTCCTCAGTCTGTGGG GGGCAGTCACAGGGGACCAAAACATCACAGCCCGGATCGGGAAGCCACTGGTGCTGAACTGTAAGGGAGCCCCCAAGAAACCACCCCAGCAGCTGGAATGGAAACTG AACACAGGCCGGACAGAAGCTTGGAAGGTCCTGTCTCCCCAGGGAGACCCCTGGGATAGCGTGGCTCGGGTCCTCCCCAACGGCTCCCTCCTCCTGCCGGCTGTTGGGATCCAGGATGAGGGCACTTTCCGGTGCCGGGCAACGAGCCGGAGCGGAAAGGAGACCAAGTCTAACTACCGAGTCCGAGTCTATC AGATTCCTGGGAAGCCAGAAATTGTTGATCCTGCCTCTGAACTCATGGCTGGTGTCCCCAATAAG GTGGGGACATGTGTATCCGAGGGGGGCTACCCTGCAGGGACTCTTAGCTGGCTCTTGGATGGGAAAACTCTGATTCCTGATGGCAAAG GAGTGTCCGTGAAGGAAGAGACCAAGAGACACCCGGAGACAGGGCTTTTCACACTCCATTCGGAGCTGATGTTGACCCCAGCTCGGGGAGGAGCTCTCCACCCCACCTTCTCCTGTAGCTTCACCCCTGGCCTTCCCCGGCGCAAAGCCCTGCACACGGCCCCCATCCAGCTCAGGGTCTCGA ATGCTGTGCCACTGGAGGAAGTCCAGTTGGTGGTAGAGCCAGAAGGGGGAGCAGTAGCTCCTGGTGGTACCGTGACCTTGACCTGTGAAGCCCCCGCCCAGCCCCCACCTCAAATCCACTGGATCAAGGAT ggcaggcccctgccccttccccctgGCCCCGTGCTACTCCTCCCAGAGGTAGGGCCTGAGGACCAGGGAACCTACAGCTGTGTGGCCACCCATCCCAGCCATGGGCCCCAGGAGAGCCGTGCTGTCAGCGTCAGCATCATCG AAACAGGCGAGGAAGGGATGACTGCAG GCTCTGTGGAAGGGCCGGGGCTGGAAACCCTAGCCCTGACCCTGGGGATCCTGGGAGGCCTCGGGACAGTCGCCCTGCTCATTGGGCTCATCGTGTGGCATCGAAGGCGGCAGCGCAAAGGACAGGAGAG GAAGGTCCCAGAAAaccaggaggaagaagaggaggagagagcgGAACTGAACcagccagaggagcctgaggcaGCAGAGAGCAGCACAGGAGGGCCTTGA
- the GPSM3 gene encoding G-protein-signaling modulator 3 isoform X3, which yields MEAERPQEEEDGEQGPHQDEHGWPPASSSTRPWRSAPPSPPPPGTRPTALGPRSASLLSLQTELLLDLVAEAQSRRLEEQRATFHPPKNPPSLGRALPRPLEDREQLYSTIISHQCQRMEAQRSEPPLPPGGQELLELLLRVQGGGRMEEQRSRPPTHTC from the exons ATGGAGGCTGAGAGACCCCAGGAAGAAGAGGATGGTGAGCAG ggcccCCATCAGGATGAGCATGGCTGGCCCCCCGCGAGCTCCAGCACTCGGCCTTGGAGGTCTGCCCctccgtcccctcctcctccagggactcgcCCTACAG ccctggggccccGCTCGGCCTCCCTGCTCTCCCTGCAGACCGAGCTCCTTCTGGACCTGGTAGCAGAGGCCCAGTCCCGCCGCCTAGAGGAGCAGAGAGCCACCTTCCATCCCCCCAAGAACCCCCCAAGCCTAGGTCGAGCCCTGCCCCGGCCTCTTGAGGACAGAGAACAGCTCTACAGCACCATCATCAGTCACCAG TGCCAGCGGATGGAAGCCCAGCGGTCAGAGCCTCCTCTACCCCCAGGGGGGCAGGAGCTCTTGGAGTTGCTGCTGAGAGTTCAGGGTGGGGGTCGAATGGAGGAGCAAAGGTCCcggccccccacacacacctgctGA
- the GPSM3 gene encoding G-protein-signaling modulator 3 isoform X1, whose product MGGARGGADQEPSFLLSTQASSPRLTPTPFGPYSPQELRVPALLPNPSYPLPHRFLPSRVWRLRDPRKKRMVSSIRAPIRMSMAGPPRAPALGLGGLPLRPLLLQGLALQTELLLDLVAEAQSRRLEEQRATFHPPKNPPSLGRALPRPLEDREQLYSTIISHQCQRMEAQRSEPPLPPGGQELLELLLRVQGGGRMEEQRSRPPTHTC is encoded by the exons ATGGGCGGGGCCCGTGGGGGGGCTGACCAGGAACCCAGCTTCCTGCTCAGTACCCAGGCATCCAGCCCCCGGCTCACCCCCACCCCTTTCGGCCCCTACTCCCCTCAGGAACTCAGGGTTCCGGCCCTCCTCCCAAATCCCAGCTACCCCCTCCCCCATCGGTTTCTCCCCTCCAGGGTATGGAGGCTGAGAGACCCCAGGAAGAAGAGGATGGTGAGCAG catcagggcccCCATCAGGATGAGCATGGCTGGCCCCCCGCGAGCTCCAGCACTCGGCCTTGGAGGTCTGCCCctccgtcccctcctcctccagggactcgcCCTACAG ACCGAGCTCCTTCTGGACCTGGTAGCAGAGGCCCAGTCCCGCCGCCTAGAGGAGCAGAGAGCCACCTTCCATCCCCCCAAGAACCCCCCAAGCCTAGGTCGAGCCCTGCCCCGGCCTCTTGAGGACAGAGAACAGCTCTACAGCACCATCATCAGTCACCAG TGCCAGCGGATGGAAGCCCAGCGGTCAGAGCCTCCTCTACCCCCAGGGGGGCAGGAGCTCTTGGAGTTGCTGCTGAGAGTTCAGGGTGGGGGTCGAATGGAGGAGCAAAGGTCCcggccccccacacacacctgctGA
- the RNF5 gene encoding E3 ubiquitin-protein ligase RNF5 — MAAAEEEDGGPEGPNRERGGAGATFECNICLETAREAVVSVCGHLYCWPCLHQWLETRPERQECPVCKAGISRENVVPLYGRGSQKPQDPRLKTPPRPQGQRPAPESRGGFQPFGDTGGFHFSFGVGAFPFGFFTTVFNTHEPFRRGTGVDLGQGHPASSWQDSLFLFLAIFFFFWLLSI; from the exons ATGGCAGCAGCGGAGGAGGAGGACGGGGGCCCCGAAGGGCCAAACCGcgagcggggcggggcgggcgcgaCCTTCGAATGTAATATATGTTTGGAGACTGCTCGGGAAGCTGTGGTCAGTGTGTGTGGCCACCTGTACTG TTGGCCCTGTCTTCATCAG tggtTGGAGACACGGCCAGAGCGGCAAGAGTGCCCAGTGTGCAAAGCTGGGATCAGCAGAGAAAACGTTGTCCCTCTTTATGGGCGAGGGAGCCAGAAGCCCCAGGATCCCAG aTTGAAAACCCCACCCCGCCCACAGGGCCAGCGACCCGCTCCAGAGAGCAGAGGG GGATTCCAGCCATTTGGTGATACTGGGGGCTTTCACTTCTCATTTGGTGTCGGTGCTTTTCCCTTTGGCTTTTTCACCACCGTCTTCAATACCCATGAACCGTTCCGTCGGGGTACAG GTGTGGATCTGGGACAGGGTCACCCGGCCTCCAGCTGGCAGGACTCCCTCTTCCTGTTTCTCGccatcttcttctttttctggctgcTCAGTATTTGA
- the AGER gene encoding advanced glycosylation end product-specific receptor isoform X2, with product MAAGAAVGAWMLVLSLWGAVTGDQNITARIGKPLVLNCKGAPKKPPQQLEWKLVSGGDPWDSVARVLPNGSLLLPAVGIQDEGTFRCRATSRSGKETKSNYRVRVYQIPGKPEIVDPASELMAGVPNKVGTCVSEGGYPAGTLSWLLDGKTLIPDGKGVSVKEETKRHPETGLFTLHSELMLTPARGGALHPTFSCSFTPGLPRRKALHTAPIQLRVSNAVPLEEVQLVVEPEGGAVAPGGTVTLTCEAPAQPPPQIHWIKDGRPLPLPPGPVLLLPEVGPEDQGTYSCVATHPSHGPQESRAVSVSIIETGEEGMTAGSVEGPGLETLALTLGILGGLGTVALLIGLIVWHRRRQRKGQERKVPENQEEEEEERAELNQPEEPEAAESSTGGP from the exons ATGGCAGCAGGGGCAGCGGTCGGAGCCTGGATGCTAGTCCTCAGTCTGTGGG GGGCAGTCACAGGGGACCAAAACATCACAGCCCGGATCGGGAAGCCACTGGTGCTGAACTGTAAGGGAGCCCCCAAGAAACCACCCCAGCAGCTGGAATGGAAACTGGTAAGTGGG GGAGACCCCTGGGATAGCGTGGCTCGGGTCCTCCCCAACGGCTCCCTCCTCCTGCCGGCTGTTGGGATCCAGGATGAGGGCACTTTCCGGTGCCGGGCAACGAGCCGGAGCGGAAAGGAGACCAAGTCTAACTACCGAGTCCGAGTCTATC AGATTCCTGGGAAGCCAGAAATTGTTGATCCTGCCTCTGAACTCATGGCTGGTGTCCCCAATAAG GTGGGGACATGTGTATCCGAGGGGGGCTACCCTGCAGGGACTCTTAGCTGGCTCTTGGATGGGAAAACTCTGATTCCTGATGGCAAAG GAGTGTCCGTGAAGGAAGAGACCAAGAGACACCCGGAGACAGGGCTTTTCACACTCCATTCGGAGCTGATGTTGACCCCAGCTCGGGGAGGAGCTCTCCACCCCACCTTCTCCTGTAGCTTCACCCCTGGCCTTCCCCGGCGCAAAGCCCTGCACACGGCCCCCATCCAGCTCAGGGTCTCGA ATGCTGTGCCACTGGAGGAAGTCCAGTTGGTGGTAGAGCCAGAAGGGGGAGCAGTAGCTCCTGGTGGTACCGTGACCTTGACCTGTGAAGCCCCCGCCCAGCCCCCACCTCAAATCCACTGGATCAAGGAT ggcaggcccctgccccttccccctgGCCCCGTGCTACTCCTCCCAGAGGTAGGGCCTGAGGACCAGGGAACCTACAGCTGTGTGGCCACCCATCCCAGCCATGGGCCCCAGGAGAGCCGTGCTGTCAGCGTCAGCATCATCG AAACAGGCGAGGAAGGGATGACTGCAG GCTCTGTGGAAGGGCCGGGGCTGGAAACCCTAGCCCTGACCCTGGGGATCCTGGGAGGCCTCGGGACAGTCGCCCTGCTCATTGGGCTCATCGTGTGGCATCGAAGGCGGCAGCGCAAAGGACAGGAGAG GAAGGTCCCAGAAAaccaggaggaagaagaggaggagagagcgGAACTGAACcagccagaggagcctgaggcaGCAGAGAGCAGCACAGGAGGGCCTTGA
- the PBX2 gene encoding pre-B-cell leukemia transcription factor 2: MDERLLGPPPPGGGRGGLGLVGGEPGGPGEPPGGGDPGGGSGGVPGGRGKQDIGDILQQIMTITDQSLDEAQAKKHALNCHRMKPALFSVLCEIKEKTGLSIRSSQEEEPVDPQLMRLDNMLLAEGVAGPEKGGGSAAAAAAAAASGGGVSPDNSIEHSDYRSKLAQIRHIYHSELEKYEQACNEFTTHVMNLLREQSRTRPVAPKEMERMVSIIHRKFSAIQMQLKQSTCEAVMILRSRFLDARRKRRNFSKQATEVLNEYFYSHLSNPYPSEEAKEELAKKCGITVSQVSNWFGNKRIRYKKNIGKFQEEANIYAVKTAVSVTQGGHSRTSSPTPPSSAGSGGSFNLSGSGDMFLGMPGLNGDSYSASQVESLRHSMGPGGYGDNLGGGQIYSPREMRANGGWQEAVTPSSVTSPTEGPGSVHSDTSN, encoded by the exons ATGGACGAGCGGCTGCTGGGGCCGCCCCCTCCAGGCGGGGGCCGGGGGGGCCTTGGATTGGTGGGTGGGGAGCCTGGGGGCCCTGGCGAACCTCCCGGTGGCGGAGACCCCGGTGGGGGTAGCGGGGGGGTCCCGGGAGGCCGAGGGAAGCAAGACATCGGGGACATTCTGCAGCAGATAATGACCATCACCGACCAGAGCCTGGACGAGGCCCAGGCCAA GAAACACGCCCTAAACTGCCACCGCATGAAGCCTGCTCTCTTTAGCGTCCTGTGTGAAATCAAGGAGAAAACTG GCCTCAGCATTCGAAGCTCCCAAGAGGAGGAGCCTGTGGATCCACAGCTGATGCGCTTGGACAACATGCTTCTGGCAGAGGGTGTGGCTGGGCCTGAGAAAGGGGGTGGCTCAGCGGCTGCAGCGGCGGCAGCTGCAGCCTCCGGGGGCGGAGTGTCCCCTGACAACTCCATCGAACACTCGGACTATCGCAGCAAACTTGCCCAGATCCGCCACATTTACCACTCGGAGCTGGAGAAATATGAGCAG GCGTGTAACGAGTTCACAACCCACGTCATGAACCTGCTGAGGGAGCAGAGCCGCACGCGGCCCGTGGCACCCAAGGAGATGGAGCGCATGGTGAGCATCATCCACCGGAAATTCAGCGCCATCCAGATGCAACTCAAGCAGAGCACCTGCGAGGCCGTCATGATCCTACGTTCCCGCTTCCTGGACGCCAG ACGGAAACGCCGTAACTTCAGCAAACAGGCCACGGAGGTTCTGAATGAGTATTTCTACTCCCACCTGAGTAACCCATACCCGAGTGAGGAGGCTAAGGAGGAACTCGCCAAGAAGTGCGGAATCACTGTCTCTCAG GTCTCCAACTGGTTTGGCAACAAGCGGATTCGTTATAAGAAAAACATAGGAAAGTTCCAAGAGGAGGCAAACATCTATGCCGTGAAGACCGCCGTGTCGGTCACCCAGGGAGGCCACAGCCGCACCAGCTCCCCGACACCCCCTTCCTCCGCAG GCTCTGGCGGCTCTTTCAATCTCTCAGGATCCGGTGACATGTTTCTGGGGATGCCCGGGCTCAACGGAGATTCCTACTCTGCCtcccag GTGGAATCACTCCGACACTCAATGGGGCCAGGGGGCTACGGGGATAACCTCGGAGGAGGCCAGATCTACAGCCCTCGGGAAATGAGG gCAAATGGCGGCTGGCAGGAGGCTGTGACCCCGTCCTCAGTGACATCCCCGACAGAGGGACCAGGGAGCGTTCATTCGGACACTTCCAACTGA